A single Epinephelus lanceolatus isolate andai-2023 chromosome 22, ASM4190304v1, whole genome shotgun sequence DNA region contains:
- the fcer1g gene encoding high affinity immunoglobulin epsilon receptor subunit gamma has product MAMWGRSPLLVAIPLWMSFGRAAAGLAEPQICYVLDGILFLYGIILTALYCRMKIVNARADAQNTKAKKNAEEGIYTGLTPHAQDTYETIGMKK; this is encoded by the exons ATGGCCATGTGGGGCAGGAGCCCGTTACTGGTGGCGATTCCTCTGTGGATGAGTTTTGGGAGAGCTG CGGCTGGTCTTGCAGAGCCACAGATCTGTTACGTGCTGGATGGTATCCTGTTTTTGTACGGCATCATCCTGACAGCTCTCTACTGTAGAATGAAG ATCGTCAATGCTAGGGCTGATGCTCAGAACACAAAGGCCAAGAAG AATGCTGAAGAGGGCATCTATACG GGTTTGACTCCTCACGCCCAGGACACATACGAAACTATCGGCATGAAGAAGTGA